Genomic window (Nymphaea colorata isolate Beijing-Zhang1983 chromosome 1, ASM883128v2, whole genome shotgun sequence):
TCATCATAAGTTGTTGAGAGATACTTCTGCCCAATAGCTCTAAGCAGTTGATAGACTTCAAACATAGAGGGCCTTTCCTTGGGAGCGGAgagcacacatgcacatgccaCTCGTAAAAATTGCAGTAACTCATCATCAAAACCACGACCTGCCAGGGATCGATCTATGGCGTCTTGAACAACAGAATTGCTTGAAAGTTGAGTAATCCAATCAACCAGATTTCCCTTGAAGCTTTCAGGGGCATTTGCCACATGAGTGGATTCTTCACCAGTTACTATTTCCAACAGAACCACCCCAAAACTATATACATCTCCCTTTGGTGTAGCAACAAGTGTCCGTGCATATTCAGGGGCCACGTAACCCAACACACCAAATTCACCATTCACGTAGGTGCTAAGATGCGTGTCAACAGGATTCATAAGGCGTGCCAGGCCAAAATCAGAGATTTTTGGCTCATAGTCATCATCCAACAGGATACAATGGGAACTAATATTCCGGTGGATGATACGTGGATTGCAACTATGATGAAGCCAAGCCAAACCTCTTGCAGCCCCAATGCTTATTCTCATTCTCGTTGGCCACGCCATAACTTCAGATTCAGCTTTAAGTACATGTAACTGTTGATACAAGGTGCCCCTGGGCATGTGCTTGTACACCAACAGTCTCTCCCTTTTAGCAACACAGAAGCCAAGGAGAGGAACCAAATTATGATGCCTTACTTTCCCAAGCGTTTCCATTTCAGACTTGAATTGCTTTTCAGTATGTTGAGAGTCCTGCAATCGCTTGACTGCAAGAAACGAACCATCTGAAAGTGTTGCTTTGTAAACTGTTCCTGTTCTTCCTGAGTTTATGATATTATGTTTGCTGAAGTTGTTTGTAAACTTCATCAGATCTCTCAGCTTCAACTTCGGAATAGAATTCTCAAACACAGAAACCTGGTAATCCAACGCAGAAGGCATTGTTaacaaatcaagaatttcaaaggaaatatataaatcaaacaGGAAAGGTATCTGAAATGATGAACTACATGAATCCACACATGCAAACATGGTGGTATGTGGACAAACAGAACCAATTTGTCGACCAAAGATGAATAaagttgaagaaagagagagcgagcaGGGAGGGAGGGAAAAAATTTGAAGAGTGTGTAAGAGTAATTTTGCTTGCCTTTACTCCCTTCTGTGCAATCATGTCCTTGGCCCATTTGTTGCCTTCAATatcttcatccttcttcttgGGCTTCTTACGGCAAAACAGCATCAGAACAATGATAATGAGCAGGGCAATGAAGAGGATTCCACCACTAACGGTTGCAGCGGTAACAACAGCATGGTTGTTCTTTGCTTGAGACTGACAATTTGGTAACGGAGGCCCGCAAAGCCCTTCATTACTTGCAAAACTCTCAGGAGGTTGAGGATTCACGAATGGAGGAATATTCCCCGTTAATTTGTTACTTGCAACGCTGAAAGTCTTGAGCCGACTTAACTGCCCGATTCCAGGGGGAATTCCACCGGTAAACAGGTTACTATCCAATTTTAATGAGTTGAGATAAGTACAGTTCTTCAGATTATCAGGGATTTCACCAGTAAACTTGTTTTTCGACAGATCTAATGAAGTCACAAATCCCACATAATGTGAAATGTTAGTGGGCAAGGGCCCGGCAAGCTGGTTGTCTGAAAGATCCAACCCCGTCATGCTGGTGCAGTTCGCTAGACCAGTCGGGAACTGCCCCTGGAGGCCCATGGAGGACAGTCTTATGTTGAGCACTCTGTTCTCGTTTGGGTGCCAACACTCTACCCCAACGAAGTTGCAGATGTATCCTTCTGAATTGTTCTGAAATTTCCAGGACGCCAAAGAGTTGTTGGGGTCGTCTAAAGATTGTTGCAGGGATTTCAGGCACTCTATATCAGATTGAATGCAGTGGCAGTTATGTATGCTCGTCAACAAAATTACCACAATAAAGAGAGAACTCATTCTTCCATAGTTCATGCCCGCCGTCATGATCAACTCAACATAAcccatgttttcttcttttttccgcCTATCCACCACCTCAGCGTGTACTAATTCCAAAACTTCTCAGCAAAGACCAGCTTACTCAGACCAGAAAACAACTAACGGACTATCCAAATCAAATTCCGCCGAAATTCAGCCTCTATAAGCAACCGAAAACACTAATACACAAAAAAAAGCAAACCGAATACCCAAGAATTCTAAGATTGAGATCCGCCACCACAATCAATTAAGAGAAACCAATTTCTTCTTATGCAGAATCCGAACTCTCCACATGAAGAACCCCAAATTCAAGCCTCCCCACGTcaaaaacaaaggagaaaatCTACGACGAGACCGAAGGAGCTCTGAAGACGTAATAAATCTACCTCAAAGCAAACAGGAAAAATCCTCCCTTTTGTATGCGCAAGAGCCTTCAGAACACAAGGATCAGAAGGATAAATATGAACCACCGGATTTGTAGGAGAAGTACGAGGAGGaagcaagaagaagatggtACCTTGTCTCCTCCAtggaggagggagagaagaagagacCAAGAGAGCAGAACAGAACTTCGCAGAGGCAGAATACCCTAATCATTGTGGCTTTTGCCTCCTCTTGTTTGTTGTCACAGCAGATGAcccaaaaaataattaaataaaacagaaaatctGCCGGCCCCATCACGTCGACTTGACCAGAGGAGCTGCTCACTTTACTAGGAGTCGTCCTCTCTCTAGATCTGTCTTGACCAGGCGCCAAAGAACTCACACACTCTCTCCAATTACGCGAAGGGACGGGTCCTAACGCGTCAATCCCAAGCACCTCAGACTTCCGTCCGAGAGTATTCACTCTTCGTTGAAGATGCTTTTTCATTGAAGACGCGGTAGCAACCAGCTACTCCTTCAACCCACCAATCTGCTCTCTATTATCTTCTTTGACAAATAGAATTCTCATACTTCAGTGCCCATCTATGCGCATTTCTCGGACCATCCCTCCAACAAGGAGctttttagtttgaaattaACAAAGTTCATGTCTAACTTCTTGGAACTCAATTCAAAACTCAGTTGCATAAACTCAATTCTAACGTCCTGTTGTTTAATAAGCAAAACTGAGTTAAGGCAAATCAATTCAGATCATGGGAAGCAaggaatgagaagaaaaagattaGTGGAACTCGCTTTCTTGTGAAAAGGGTGGTGGTAATGCTGGCCTTCAAATGTTCCTTTGTCTCCTGCTCACCAAATCGGTCCTCCTTTTCCTCTCAAAAGTAATCGTCTCATAATTCTGCAGGACAAGGACAGGGGAAGCTGCCCGGTCAATCACGGCAAACATGGCCCGATCCCACCACCACGACAAGTGGCCATCCGAGTTCATGCTTACCCCGTTCCACAGTCCCGCCGTGCCGCTCAAGTCGGCCCTTCTTCGTCCCTCCCAACTCCAAGACTTCCATTCGTGTTCAGATTTGAGTCAGACTTTAGTTTAGTACCACCTTTTATGCGTTACTCCACTTTTCTTTACAGCCCATgataattaaaaagaaaaatatgttctttttcttttagtttgaGAATAACAGAGGTAAAACCGGATggaaaatattacaaaaataaaatgggtTTTTTGTGACATATTGATTTGCTAACAATAATAAGATACTTCGAAGatatggtgtttttttttatgtatattatattgGGCATTGACGATTCTACACTCAAGGGAGAACTTGGTATTTTAAGGGAGATATAGTCAAGATGACTTGTTGAGTAAACGATCGTGTGGGTCCGCTCTTGCAGGCCTCGAGCATTGAACACTAGAGCTCCTccttaaaatatttaaacataACTTATATTACAAGATAACGCGAAAGTTTGTAGGTCTACATAATACTTACgtaaatatatgtttatatagGTTCATTGCTAAAGGagttaaaatacttttttatgtCACAAATATGAAGAACCTAAATGCGGGATTGTTTATCATGTTGACTTGGTGTTAAGAACTTGTCTTTTACTGGAAAAAATAATGGCATGGACACTTCTCAAGGTTTGAATCGCGCCAGGAAACAGAAAAACATGCCAAACCATGTTTCTTGGGAGCATTTAGGATCATTTAAGACGAAAATCGATTAGAAATAACAGGTCCATAGTTAAATTAGTGAAAGTTGATACACTATTTGGTTTGAAATACTATGGGATCTACCGTAACCATGAAAAATGTTTGAGAATTTAGTCAATAAACCTCTTGTTTTTAAGTCGGATCATGAGAAAACTGCACCCAAGTAGAGAGACAATGTCAATTGCTCAACACTGTAAAACCTGAAGGTTAGTAGGCTCACCTCTAAGCAGGAGGAgaggagctagaaatttttttatttgagaaggtcgaattataattttaatataaatcaaaatataattttttaattttttttataagctaaataaaaaaatacatataaatacGCTTGCCCCTAGCACAATGTATTAATGTGGTAGGGACCTGCTGTGCATCTCACCAAGAtaaggaaaaattaaatgctTTTTATGGCACATGAAGATGGCGCCGACTTGGTTGACAGATTGGATCATATCTGTAAATTTTCCACAAGAAAGACGTGAAAGCCTTTATTATCCGGGATTTCACTCCTTCCAAAATAGACTACATTTGCCGCAACGTTGGAAATGTTGCAGATACCATTAGAATTTGTATGTTTTGCTACATTTAAGTAAGTTTCATTGGTAATTAAGTTCATAATAGCACAGATTACACATCTAGCGAGAGATTATAGCAAGCTAAGTGTTCATAGTTTGCTGCCCATTTGACTTGGGTTTAGATAAAAAGTTCAGATTAAACAATTATGTGATGTATGCAGACGAATATGTGTCTAGAAATACGATAAAATTTTTAGCATTTTCGCTTTGTTTTTAAAACaatacatacattttttttttctaaaggcTAAATGAATTCTTAACTACATTTGCAGGAATCCTGCTATAAAGGAAGTTGATCGCCCATTAATTATCCTAGAGTAATATAAAGAGCTTGATTTCTCATCAAAACGAGGTGTGGCACTTTCTCCCAAACAATGGATTCTCGGTCCAGTTTtaatctggatctggatctagtACTAGATTGTCGGAGTGTCGCCAGGATTACGGACCCACTCTAAATAGGGTGTCAGTCCAAAGAATTGGCAGGGCTCGGTCAAAAGATGGGACTCGTTCAACACTGGACAAGATGGTCTTGtactacattttttatttattttaaatatataataataataataataataatttttttttgcaaatggaTTCAGCTGAATCCATCCATTTTCTGTTGGACTCGATTCAGTTTTTAATTTCTAGAAAGCTAGATGAAACTTGAATAGACACTCTTcattatgaattaaaaaaaatagaagggcAAGAGGATGAGGTGTCAAGATCATGGAATATCAAGGCATCAATGTCGTCGAGtggttcaaatttcaaaggTTTTGATTTCCCTTTTGTAAACTCTTTCAATGGTCAATCAATTTATTGCTATTATCTTTTGGGCGGTTGGTGCAAAGACTAAGAGAAGAAAACTGTAAATTTCTAAGTCATCTTTATGCTTCACTGAAatcaatttaataatttaaCCAACAATATGCATTTCATCTTCATAGCGCACACACAAGAAAGCTAAAATTGGTAATATAATACTAATTTGAAGTGCTTAATACTGTACAAGTATGAGGACCTTTGATTTCCACGGACGTTATGCTCCTCCCCAGATCTATAATGACATAAAGCAAACGCATACCGACTCCACATCGGGCCCCCACTCAACCCAAGTGCCTCTACTTCCACTCAACCAACCATATAGATGATGAACATGGCATCTTGACAGTCAAGTCAAGACcttcaacttgtttttacatttgGATGACAAGAGGGTACCCTTCAATCCAACTGTAAAAGATTTCTTTGTATCTCATAGACTCAAGCGACCAATCTATAGCATGTTCAGATCCACAGCAGTCCGCTTTCAGTTCTTTTTTGAGAGCCTGAATTTCTTGAGACATGGTATCGCACCATTGTTGAATTTTGACAACAGTTTATAGTTCTATCGATGTTGGTTATGTCGGATTTGGATGGTGTGAAGGAATGTCTAAAATTGGATTGTCTTCAAACGGAGGCGGTTGAAAGTAAATCCGACTCTAGACTTGGCAATGGCATAAATATAGCAGATTCGTTCATTTTCAATATGGTCGTGAAAGGGAGCACTGCCAATTAGGA
Coding sequences:
- the LOC116260730 gene encoding probably inactive leucine-rich repeat receptor-like protein kinase At5g48380, which gives rise to MGYVELIMTAGMNYGRMSSLFIVVILLTSIHNCHCIQSDIECLKSLQQSLDDPNNSLASWKFQNNSEGYICNFVGVECWHPNENRVLNIRLSSMGLQGQFPTGLANCTSMTGLDLSDNQLAGPLPTNISHYVGFVTSLDLSKNKFTGEIPDNLKNCTYLNSLKLDSNLFTGGIPPGIGQLSRLKTFSVASNKLTGNIPPFVNPQPPESFASNEGLCGPPLPNCQSQAKNNHAVVTAATVSGGILFIALLIIIVLMLFCRKKPKKKDEDIEGNKWAKDMIAQKGVKVSVFENSIPKLKLRDLMKFTNNFSKHNIINSGRTGTVYKATLSDGSFLAVKRLQDSQHTEKQFKSEMETLGKVRHHNLVPLLGFCVAKRERLLVYKHMPRGTLYQQLHVLKAESEVMAWPTRMRISIGAARGLAWLHHSCNPRIIHRNISSHCILLDDDYEPKISDFGLARLMNPVDTHLSTYVNGEFGVLGYVAPEYARTLVATPKGDVYSFGVVLLEIVTGEESTHVANAPESFKGNLVDWITQLSSNSVVQDAIDRSLAGRGFDDELLQFLRVACACVLSAPKERPSMFEVYQLLRAIGQKYLSTTYDEMPLEPSNVLDDCPPDELIVATDAR